One Coffea arabica cultivar ET-39 chromosome 5e, Coffea Arabica ET-39 HiFi, whole genome shotgun sequence DNA segment encodes these proteins:
- the LOC113688035 gene encoding uncharacterized protein encodes MASKLLMVTIFIFDLIAFGLAVAAEQRRSTAKVTSDNEKDYNYCVYDSDIATGFGVGAFFFLMASQVIIMLASKCFCCGKALKPGGSRACAVLLFIILWVFFLIAEACLLAGSVRNAYHTKYRTIFGGDDPPSCETVRKGVFAAGAAFVFFTGIVSEFYYVSFSNAGANFEPYGGESAVGMGAYK; translated from the exons ATGGCTTCAAAATTGTTGATGGTTACTATCTTCATATTTGATCTGATTGCTTTTGGTTTGGCTGTTGCTGCTGAGCAAAGAAGAAGCACT GCCAAAGTTACATCGGATAATGAGAAAGATTATAATTATTGTGTCTATGACTCTGATATCGCAACGGGGTTCGGTGTTGGGGCATTTTTCTTCCTCATGGCTAGTCAAGTGATCATAATGTTGGCAAGCAAATGTTTTTGCTGTGGCAAGGCTCTCAAACCTGGAGGTTCAAGAGCTTGCGCAGTCCTCCTCTTTATTATTCTCTG GGTGTTCTTCCTGATTGCCGAGGCGTGCTTGCTAGCTGGTTCAGTTAGGAATGCTTATCACACCAAATACAGGACGATCTTTGGTGGTGATGATCCTCCCTCCTGTGAGACAGTTAGGAAGGGAGTTTTTGCCGCAGGAGCAGCTTTCGTATTCTTCACTGGCATAGTTTCCGAGTTCTACTACGTTTCCTTTTCTAACGCCGGAGCCAACTTTGAACCTTATGGTGGAGAATCTGCTGTGGGCATGGGAGCCTACAAGTAA
- the LOC113743541 gene encoding uncharacterized protein, with translation MRQLRADIAELLQNGQHKAALSRLHKDELKLSAYDQVDKFCDCVVKNLKDIRPDRKLPVDVCEAISSLIFAASRCGELPELHSLRYLFKGLLGPKFERANVELLPGNTVNSLIKHSLVVKSVAEDVKIQLINDIARDYKQDTGPLSNDGNNGIKDQTRPKKFEEMLPDIGPKFALQDCKDMVTFWSNFPDSSDGTAGYVASKAANTVTFKEKSDDDSLESIRSDGKPIEIEAAPLCFHDREKLHMQGEDIMTGSEYTTLDSSNSFKRSSNTNAADKKCDHLIKPDSVDARYDTAIATNTSQHEEVIGGQCLHNDKDIKAECHVKETKEIPRSPIAHVHPKLPDYDDLVVQFGNLKKEYMRKISNK, from the exons ATGAGGCAGCTGCGTGCTGATATTGCTGAACTTCTCCAAAATGGCCAGCATAAGGCTGCTTTATCCAGG CTTCACAAGGACGAGCTTAAGTTATCAGCTTATGATCAAGTTGACAAGTTTTGTGATTGTgttgtcaaaaacctcaaggaTATTAGACCTGACAG AAAGTTGCCTGTTGATGTTTGTGAAGCAATATCAAGCTTGATATTTGCTGCTTCAAGATGTGGTGAACTGCCAGAGCTGCATTCATTAAGATATCTTTTCAAAGGACTTCTTGGTCCGAAATTTGAGAGAGCCAATGTCGAGCTTCTGCCAGGAAACACCGTGAACTCTTTAATAAAGCACAGTCTCGTTGTTAAGTCAGTAGCAGAAGATGTGAAGATCCAATTAATAAATGACATAGCAAGAGACTACAAGCAGGATACTGGACCTCTCTCAAATGATGGTAATAATGGCATTAAAGATCAAACTCGACCCAAAAAGTTCGAGGAAATGCTGCCTGACATTGGACCGAAATTTGCCTTGCAAGATTGCAAGGATATGGTAACCTTTTGGAGTAATTTTCCTGATAGTTCAGATGGTACTGCAGGTTATGTAGCCTCTAAAGCAGCTAATACAGTTACATTCAAAGAGAAGAGTGATGACGATTCCTTGGAAAGTATTAGATCAGACGGAAAACCGATTGAAATAGAGGCAGCCCCACTCTGTTTCCATGACAGGGAAAAGCTACATATGCAAGGGGAAGATATTATGACTGGGAGTGAATACACTACTTTGGACTCCTCCAACAGCTTTAAGAGATCTTCCAACACGAATGCCGCTGATAAAAAGTGTGATCACTTGATCAAGCCAGATTCAGTAGATGCAAGATATGATACCGCAATTGCCACGAACACTTCTCAACATGAAGAAGTCATCGGGGGTCAATGTTTACACAATGACAAAGATATCAAGGCTGAATGTCACGtcaaggaaacaaaagaaattcccaGATCTCCTATTGCCCATGTACATCCAAAGCTTCCTGACTATGATGATTTGGTAGTCCAGTTTGGGAATCTAAAGAAAGAGtacatgcggaaaatttcaaataaataa